A genome region from Desulfomonile tiedjei includes the following:
- a CDS encoding type II toxin-antitoxin system RelE/ParE family toxin produces MKWDIEYTDEFGEWWDSLTEGEQESVRASVKLLGDYGPSLPFPHSSGVKGSGHKHMRESRIQHAGRPFRVLHAFDPRRCAILLIGGDKTGNDRWYEEYVPIADRLYDEHLETLKKEDSKNGS; encoded by the coding sequence ATGAAATGGGACATCGAGTACACGGATGAGTTTGGCGAGTGGTGGGACAGTCTTACCGAAGGAGAGCAAGAATCAGTAAGAGCTAGCGTTAAACTTCTAGGCGATTATGGTCCAAGCCTTCCTTTCCCCCACTCCAGTGGTGTCAAAGGGTCAGGGCACAAGCATATGCGTGAATCACGGATTCAGCACGCTGGCCGCCCCTTTCGTGTGCTCCATGCCTTCGATCCTCGCCGGTGCGCGATTTTACTGATCGGTGGAGACAAAACTGGAAATGATCGCTGGTATGAGGAGTATGTGCCCATTGCAGATCGGCTTTATGATGAACACTTGGAGACACTAAAGAAGGAGGACTCAAAAAATGGCTCGTAA
- a CDS encoding XRE family transcriptional regulator, whose translation MARKFAELEAKMSAKAIDRSDARYRKMVAEMALHELRRARGMSQARLAEALHIKQPNVAKLEKRTDIYISTLRATIEAMGGTLDIVACFPDGKVKITNFSSIDEGETATAEN comes from the coding sequence ATGGCTCGTAAATTTGCTGAACTAGAAGCCAAAATGTCCGCCAAAGCAATCGACCGTTCTGATGCGCGCTATCGAAAAATGGTTGCTGAAATGGCACTGCACGAATTGAGACGTGCGCGAGGAATGTCTCAAGCGAGGCTTGCTGAGGCGTTGCACATCAAACAACCCAACGTAGCCAAGCTGGAAAAACGCACCGACATCTATATCTCAACGCTACGAGCGACGATTGAGGCAATGGGAGGGACTCTCGACATCGTGGCTTGTTTTCCTGATGGTAAAGTGAAGATCACGAATTTCTCGTCTATCGACGAAGGTGAGACGGCTACAGCCGAAAACTGA